From the genome of Triticum aestivum cultivar Chinese Spring chromosome 1A, IWGSC CS RefSeq v2.1, whole genome shotgun sequence:
CGGCGAACAGTCTCCCGAGAAAGGTGGAGAAATGGGAGGCTTGCGGGTGGGGATGAAAGCCGGGTGCCTACGGCGTGGCCAACGTGCATGGAGACTCTGGTAGCGGCAGACGAACAACTGGCGAGCCCGTGATGGCCTGGGATTACCCCTAGGTAGAGTGGGGCCTCCCTAGTGGCCGCAGCGACGAGGGCATTGTTCTGTGCAATGGCGGTCTAGTTGTGCGGCGGCGGCCGTGGCTGCCTCCCTGTCGGCCTGCACCTGCCGATGTTTGTCCGTTTGGGTCATCGTATTGGGCTTTACTTTTATGTCTGTTTCGACCCAAATGAACACGCGCGGACAATTTGGATCggcgcattggagttgctcttagccgATGGTTAACGAACATACTAAAGCGTGACTGTCGCCTGAGGGTGTCGGACGGTGGTCGTTGGTGGCCAAGTCATGCTTGCTTGCTCGCTCGTGGAGAAGTGATGATAGGACCATGATGTTTGTGTGCTACCTCGGAAGTATGTGTGGTTATCTGTCATGTGTCAGGTCGGCCGACTGTGCCTCCGATGTTACCATGGAATATCATGTCACATGACAGCTTGTGTGGACGTTTGTGGCGGTTTTAAACTGGATTTGCGCAATTAACCGGCTAATTCTCTTCGTACAATCAAAATACATTGATTGGGGCAACTGCCTCCGAGTTCAAAAAACAAGCGGAACAACCGAAGGCAAAGTAGTTACATCAATCGAGGGTCATCTTCATATGCTGCCTGGTCACAACCGTCTACCTTCAGGCTGGCGAACAATACACAAAGATGTAAGTGGCACAGAAACCTTCATAGCTGCAAGGTGAATTTTGGCAAACTCTGGTATTGTTTCTTTGAAGCGAGAAGAAGGTGGCCTGTTAACCTCTGTATGTAAGCTTTGTACTGACACGACGAGTAACAGTAAAACAACGAGGAGATGAAGTGAACCAACCAAAATCGAGACGGTCACATTTCACAATCTTTGTCCACGCAAATTTCGAGCACTcgtaaaactgaacaatcatataaCGTCAACGAAAACGCGTAATTTTACACCCACAGATTCGGACATTTCTATTTTGACAATGAAATGAACACATTGGTCCAATCTCCAATGCCATCTTCGTCCACAAGAACAGGACACGTCACATAAGCAGAGATTTGGCAAAGTGCTCTCTTGCCGTTGTTAGGGCCTGAACTATAGTCTGCACACAGAAAACATTAACTTAGTTCAGTTAAAGCAACCCTTTCTACTAGGAGATAGCAACCAGTTTCATAAGTAGAAAATGATTATGTTGTCTGCAACCTACCTGCTCGGCGATTGATGTGGCACCCTCTGCTCCATGAGCTAGTACCTTTTCAGCTATCACACTTCCTTCTGTTTCTAGGACAACCCTGGGAAGCCATTCAAGAAAATAAGGTAAAACTTAAGCAAAGGAATAAGGAAATCTTGGAAGAGTAGTCATATATGGAAGCCTAAAACATGTAAATCAATGGTATTTAATACATAAATAACATTTCAAATGAGAAGTTTACTACTATTCCAGATCTTGGAAGGCATCTTTTTATTTATCAAATTTTGCCATTTGTGACCAAGGGCCATAGTTGAGTAATAAATAGCTTTGATTTATTATTAACTAATGGCATGTGCCTTTTCTTTTGTGCAGGTACCGATAAAATTCCTTATTCATGCCACCATTCCCAAAGACCGGTGTTATCATGAGCAGGCAGTTGAGCAAGGTCAAGTATTATAAAGAAGATGAAGAAATATAATTGAACAATAAAAAGTAGTAAGATTAGGACTTAccctccatcaacaatttcatcAAGGCATAATAGGATTAGATCCAGATTTTCAAGAGCTGTTCTTTTGTCGACATTATTTCTGAAACCAATGAGATGGGAAACAAATCCGTATGCAATCAGATGTTAACGTAACAATATTATGTTATAAAATAAATAGGTAGAAAATCTGACTATATTGAGCACCTGAGAATAATGTCAATAGCATCAGCGAATCCCTGAAGAACTGATGCTAAAATAAGTTCATTGTCCTCGTCTCCTCCAGTAACAAAAAAATGCAGGTCTTGGATAAACTTATATACAACAATTTGACCATCAAACATTACAATCTCAGCTGTAAATGGGGAAAGCAATAAATGGAACTTAATAGCTTGAATTACATGAGTAGTCTTCAAGTAAGAAACACATACAGATCAACAGAAAGTTTCAGACGGACACGTCTCCTGTTTAAGTAGAAAAATCAACTCAAGTAAAGTGCAATACTATCTGAAATCATCTTCCAATTGGTGAGTATGGTGGAAGTGCGAAGTGGCAACTTCAGCCAAAGATAACAAAATTTAAATTACTTTCCACAAGCCCTAATGAAGGATACTGGTTTCCATATAAGTATATAATAATATGAGAATGAACTTATGCGCTTTTTTGTTAGACAAACTTATTTTGTGGCCTTACGGAAATGTTTGCATGTTGCCTAATTTGCATCACAAACCCATGCCAAAATTTGGCGCCTATCATGTTAAGCACAAAATTTTCCGCCGAAAAAGAATTGCTAGCAGAACGAATGCTTGACATGTTTGTTTACGAACTTCCAGTGTTTTGGTAAAGGAAAAACTGGCCGCAATCAAAATTCATCTAGCGTGCAAGCGAGTGCAACCATAGAGGCACAAGGTTTGCTAACACACCCACCTAGTTCGAGAATCACTGCAACATCAATTACGGTCAGATGGTTAATACGTAATAAAGTTCAATTTGATGCATACTATTTTAAGGATATATGGCTTAGCAGGATGCTTCATTAGGTGTTaatttgagagagagaaaaaggATGAGTGCAAAACCTTATCAAAGAGAAGCATGAGAACGGAAGAGAAAGACATATAGATAATCATATATTGTTGTTCATATACAAACAAATTAACATAGTTTTCCATCCGAATACTCATAATTCACGAGGTAGTGATTAGCACCAAAGGAAGAACGATGGGAGATATGGTTAATTCAATTTTGAACCAAACTGTCAGTACAGAAGAAACCATAAGTTAATTATAAAGAGCCACCCTCTTTTAGGAGCATACGGAAAGTAGACAATTCGGTTAACAACAAATCAATGCGAGATATCAAACGCATGAATTTGCGGTTTCAGAAAGACAGCAAGCATTATGGACCAAAACATCGGAGTACTACAACCAGCACCGATCATCAGACATACAAAATCACCTTTCCTGTTGTTAAAAATAGAGTAAGGCAGAGTGCGGGTTACCCTCTGCTCCAGAACTTGCTTTCTGGGTCTTGACGAAGACCGACTTCTCGAAGGCCAGCTTCGCCGAGAGCACGGGCCAATCATCCGTGTAGTACTTGACGGCGACGCGCTTCCCCTCGGAGTCCAGCAACAGAATGTTCTTCACCGACGGGCAGGTCTCCTGCGCGAACACAGAACCAAGGATCAAACGAACAGCAACAGCAGATCCCGATTTGCGCCCGCGTGAAAACACTGCCTCCCAGCCCAGACTGAGAAGAAACACACGAGGGAGGATGAGCTGCGCCTCATCGGTAACCGAATCGTCGTCAAAGCTATCATACGATGCCGCCCATGGCGGGAGCCGGCCGCGGCGGATCGGGGCAAGCCGGGAAATCGACTGTACGGCGGGCGCAGAGCAAAGGAAGAGCGTAGGGGGTGGCAGTGCTGCTTACCATTGGGGGAAGCCGGACGGGTTCGCTGGGAGCGCGGGGGAGCGGGACGGCGGACGAGATCTCCGGCGGTTGCGCAGCGCGGACCGACGACGGAAACGGGACCCGGGGGGACAACGCAACGCACGGCACGAGTGAGGTGAACGAAACGAAGCACGAGTAGACTACACGCTCCTCGCTGGGCTTTTTACGGCTTCGGCCCGAAGCGTTGGCGTGCTTAGGGCcgggccgtagtcaaatttgagaAACATTTTGATGATGTTTTGCGGAAAAAACAATTAAGAATAAAGCTATGGAAGGGAGttattgagcaccgcttaagaagaatgacaagcctGATCAAAATTCAGTTTGGTTTCATGTTTGGAAAGTCGACCATGAAAgttattttcttggtacgacaacttacgAAGAGATAAAGGGAGCAAAAGAAGAACTTGCATATGATGTTCATTGACTTGAAGAAGGCCTATAATAAGATACTGCGGAATGTTATGTGGTGGGCCTTGgggaaacacaaagtcccagcaaaatACATTACCCTGGTTAAGAATATGTACGATAATGCTGTGACAAGTGTTCAAACAAGTGATATCGACACTGATTTTTTTTTAAAGAGGttaaccccggcctctgcatcaaagcgatgcatacggccatcttattaataaGTAAATCGTACCAACAAAGTCTCCAAATCTCAAATCATAAGATACAAAATGCTCGCACCGAGCCAAAAAGGAAAAGGCAGGATAACCACAACCGGTGGCATAAAAGAAAGATAGGACCTAaattcctatcctattacatgaccgccatccaaaccggttgaagatatcccgtgctaccgtctcccaacGGATAAACCCAGTAATCAAATGCTCCCTAGTATCCATCGAAGTGAGTAGCGACCATACACGGATCAGAATAGTGGCCCGAAAGATAACCTGTAAGAAATGAACATTTGTTGCTCTATTAAAAACCATATCATTCCTGCAATTTCATATAGTCCATAATAGTGCACAAACGCCTACACGTATGTGACTCGCTAATTCTTTGTCAACTCCCGTTTAGCTACGTCACAAACAACGTGTTGATACTAGTAGGAGGAGTAATGTTAAACGTATATGTACCGAGCGCCATAAAACTTTGGCCAGTGggcagtcaagaaagaggtgtttgatagatTCATCATTGTCACAGAAACTACATCTCGGAGACCCATTTCAGTTACGTTTGGCCAAGTTGTCCTTGGTGAGAATTACTTATTTATGGACAaatcacataaacactttaatccgTAAGGGTACTTTGACCTTCCAAATGTAAACAGACCGAGGTACGGGTACAGTGATATCGACATTGATGACTTCTCGATTAAGATAAGACTCCATCAGgagtcagctttgagcccttatctttctGCCTTGATGATGGATGAGTTCACAAGGGATatactgtgacgccccgagactgttgcgccaggtgtcttccagttattcgccgtctttgccatgtcattcgcttgcgtgttgcatcttgccatgtcatcacccacattgcatttgcatgttttaaaaacttgcatccgtccgggtctctcagttctttccgttgtccgttctaagcccagacacacttgcacgcgcccgcggcacgtccgaaatattattttataactggccagaaaatgttctcggaatgggttgaaagttggcatgcggtcttattatagtgtaggtaggccgcctgccaagtttcatcgcattcggagtttgtttgatgccccaacggataactatagcggcagtatagccggtctaacgtcggacgttttcggtctccggaaacattCGTCGGGTCTctttcttctcttctctcagcccaaggctTTTCGCACAGCCCACTACCACTCACCGTCAGGCCCAActtaacctctctcgtcagcccgcagccctcctcacacgcgcgtccgaaagctgtcccggacccgacccgcgCAGTTGTCACTgttggattcagatcatcccctaacatctataaaacatcttagttttgttaattggacttcatAACctatatttttctcgaccgcccgataaCGATCGGATGGACCGAATAGCCCCTAAACCTAATCCCACCACTATATATAATGGgcaaccctagaaattagggatcaTGTCCCATCCTTCCATCCAACAAatccctcacccgccgccaccactCTCTCCCTTGGGATCCTCCCATATCCCCTCCCCATCTCCTCCCACAGCCAACCACCATCCTCCCGTGCCTCCCTCGTTTTCCGTCACCGCCCAACCACAGTAAAGCGCGTCTGGATCCTCTCCCTCTCGAGCACTTCCATGGAGCCAAGCTCCCATGCCTCCCGTTCGTCCTTGCCCGTGCCCCTCGTCCTCTCTTCCCCTTTTTCTCTCTCTAacctctctgtctctctcaccccgttcaagcaggagcgccgccgccctcgacccgtCTCCGTCCGGCCGACAATgagcaggagctcgccggagcttaGCTCCACgtgctcctccacctcgcctcgtcGTCCGGCAACCGGCGATGCCGCCGGCGACCACGTCCAGCCACCAGGGCGTCTCGCACCTCCCCGTGCTCTTTTCTCGCTCCTCTCTCCCTGAcctcacactctctctctctctttctctttcataGACAGGAGCCCAACCTCGGCCTCCGCGTCGCAAAGCTCGCCGGAGGGCCAGCAGGCCGCTGCTCCTCTCCCTCGCTAGCCTCCCACGCCGGAGACCTCTATTTTGCGTCACTGCCGGCAAGCTCCGTCGGACTGGAGCAGCACTGGACCAGGAGGACCCCGTCGTCCTCCGGCTTCCCTGCAACACCCATTTCTTCCAGCTTGGACCCGGCGAGGCCCTCCTCCTCCCGCCAGTGCAGCGACGCCGTGCACGAGCACCATGAACGAAGCAACTTCCCCGCCACCTACGCGGATAAGCTCCACCACCGTCCGGTCATCCTCGTCGTTTTCGCGTCGTCCCGGACCTCCCCAACCTTGCTTGCTGTCGCTTTCGCAAGGTCCGTCATGGCCATGGGAGTCCCAAGCTCCATCTCTTCGCCGCCGGATTTCTTCGTCGCCGGgaactgatgaagctatgtacctagggtagggtcatggacctgtcctaactgccctacccaaggacatctctagaagaaatcacctttcaatcgacttggaggtgttccactcgacagactcgaagacactcgaccaagaagcaatcactcgaccaagatccaaccactcgacggccaggagacctaaagtcactccgcatgcTAATGGTcgatcattaagtagcttttatggtcatcatagcactttattaggggcgttaccagtaacgcccggccttaatgtacttaaaaccctgcatgactgagggccggaggggtctggcgaactctatataagccacccccctcctcagtgtaaaggggtCGCACCCCTGtgattcatacacacataatccagtcgaccgcctccgggctccgagacgtagggctattacttcctccgagaagggcctgaactcgtaaacctcatgtgcttacaactactccatagctaagatcttgcctctccatacctacccccctacattactgtcagacttagaaccacgacagttggcgcccaccgtggggcaggtgtcttagcgatttgttggaggagttgcgatcttttccgatccaaatcatcatggtttctggcggagttttggtggagggccgcgagatccgtctcggcacgctcacgttcatcactgacgactccgcttggcttcaggaggctccgctcgacgtcgacgcactccctgtccgtggggcaacgcactttcgcgcgtccgttcgcggcgtcctcttgcggcaaccgtcgacccattatcggtcggcccctgtgttgtcctccctccctgtttcccgccggcgcaagcgctccggtcggtcgagacttcagcggtgggtgagacacgcggtggcacgccagtcggccacccctcaagtcgcggcgatcgagcccgacgaatctctctacggcctgttcgacctgtcgactgcctccgcagagaccgcatccgagtgcgacagcagtgatccggcggcggaggttctgatggtcgacggaccgcgcagtcctcccggttttccccgcaccgacagaggcgcaggtggaggcgacccatcgcatccccatgaggaatatctcctcgagcctctcacgtcgctgcagagagaagaacttcgtcgccggaacatggatgcactgcacactcctatcgttggagaaacccccgaggctcgtgccttggaggacgcgcgcctggcaaacttggctgagcgcactcgactggagaacctccagcgagcactcgacgagcgtgcgcgacaacgggttccagaatccagtcgacgtcagctctttctgCCCCCGCGggtatatcaaactccgattcagaatttagtagctgcagcccatatagcagagtcgattcagccttcccagtcagaggctggcagaggcttgctgcagatcagagcgttactccgggcagcaggagaccagaattccgctgtttctcagtcgcggaacaggattcatagcagatccattgctgcagacacagtccagtcggctcatagcccaagatcgcccccgaggcgtgagggacgtggggaccggcgtgatcagtacgggaaccgtgagcagtatgatcaccgattcgatcgtgacgatcgacgtcgagtgcccacccctcccccgaggagtggatcgtatgtgcctcgacagcaggatgacaggcgccctcatagtgttgggcgaaggattccagtcgaccccagggaaccaggctttgatgcgagatccattctcgttcaaggtttggtcgacaggaacagagctcaccgagaaggtcacgacagagatgcacctaccagcagcagagtacatgtttcggggccagagtgctttagtagagccatcagggccgctgtgattcctcccaacttcaggttggcgactggagtcagtaagttcactggtgagtccaagcccgatacttggcttgaagactaccgagtggctgtccagattggcggtggcaatgatgaagtggccatgaagcacctgcctctcatgttggagggctcggccagagcgtggctgaatcagttagcacccagcagcatttacacttgggaagatctcgcccgagtgtttgtcaccacatttgaaggaacatgcaagcgaccggcagggctgacggaactgcggtcttgcgtgcagaagccgaatgaaactttgagggattacatccagagatggatcacgttacatcacacggtagagaatgtgcctgatcaccaagcagtctgtgccttcaaagaaggcgtcaagtacagagaactgaatctgaaattcggtcgaaccggagacatgtctctgaatcggatgatggagattgccaccaagtacgctaatggtgaagatgaggatcgactccggagtggcaagcacaagtcagtcgcccaagaaaccggaggaggaaattccaatcggaaacagaagcggaaagccgagccagctgctcctggggaagccttggctgtaactcaaggaaagtttaaggggaaacccaaagggccttggaaccccaagaaagttaaagaccaagacggaaatgatgtgttggatttgccatgtcacatccacaccaagaaagatgaagagggtaagctcatttacccgaaacataccactcgacagtgtcggctcttgatccagcagttccagggcaaacagcccaaagataaggaaaaggagtcggacaaagttgaggacaaggaagacagtgatgatggatacccccaggtcaattccaccttgatgatttttgctgatgttgaaagcaaaagtcgactgaaagttatcaaccgtgaggtgaatatggttgctccggcgacacccagttatctgaagtggtctcagactgccatcacattcgaccagtccgatcacccaacgcacattgccacccctgggaggcaagctttggtggtcgacccagttgttgaaggcactcgactgaccaaagtcttgatggatggtggcagtggtttgaacatactgtatgctgagacgttgaaagggatgggcattccgatgtccagactcagtaccagcaacatgagtttccatggagtcattcctgggaagaaggctgagtcactcggccaaattgctcttgatgtggttttcggtgattccaagaattaccgcaaagaaaagttgacgttcgaagttgtggatttccagagtgcttatcacgctattttgggcaggccagcttatgcacgcttcatggctcgaccatgttatgtgtatctcaaattgaagatgcctggtcccaaaggtgtgatcactgttacgggcaatcggaagaaagcagaagagtgttttcagaaaggctcaaagatcgctgatgctcagatggcagtggtggagctgcaggagtaccagaagactgcagacccgagtgatttgttgcgagccaagaagcccgctacagaatcagcttttcagtcgtctggtgaaacgaagccggttcacattcacccgaccgatcccagtgctgctccgactcatatctcaacaacactcgactccaaataggaagaagcgctcatccagttcctccgtgagaactgggacatcttcgcatggaagccttctgacatgccgggtgttcccagggggctggctgagcaccgcctacgagtcgactcaaaagtgaaacctgtcaaagaacatctccgacggtccgccgtccagaagagaaaggctattggtgaggaggtggctcggctcttagcagcggagttcatccgagagatttaccactccgagtggctcgccaacgttgtcatggtccccaagaaggacaagtcacttcgcatgtgcattgactttaaacatatcaatcgggcctgcccgaaagatcattttcctctcccccgcatcgaccagatagtcgactcgactgcgggatgtgagcgactgtcttttttagacgcctattccgggtaccatcagatccgtctgtatggacctgacgagatcaaaacagctttcatcactccattcgggtgcttctgttatgttaccatgccattcggcctcaagaatgccggagccacattcatgaggatgattcagaagtgtttgctcactcaaatcagtcggaatgtggaagcatacatggatgatattgtggtcaagtcacggaagggttccgacctgctgactgaccttgctgaaacctttgccaacctcaggaggtatgatatcaagcttaatccatcaaagtgcacattcggagttcctggcggaaagttactcggttttctcgtttccgaacggggaatcgacgccaatccagaaaaagtcggtactatactccggatgaaacgtcctgtgcgagtgcacgacgtccagaagcttactggttgcttggccgctttaagtcgattcatctctcgtctcggtgaaaaggcattgcctctttaccgattgatgaagaagtcagacaagttcgagtggactcctgaagctgatgcagcgtttgcagagctcaaagctctgctctccacccagccggtgcttgctgccccaatcagcaaagagcctttgctgctttacatcgcagccacgggacaagtcgtcagtacggtacttacggtcgagcgggaagaagaaggaaaagccttcaaagttcagcgcccagtatattatgtttctgaagttttgaccccgtcgaagcaaagatatcctcattatcagaagcttgtatatgggatttatatgaccacaaagaaggttgctcactacttctctgatcattccattacagtcgtcagcgacgctccattgtcagagatcctgcacaacagagatgcaactggtcgagtggcaaaatgggcgattgaactccttcctctagatatcaagtttgaggcaaagaaagctatcaagtcccaagcaatagcagatttcgtcgccgagtggattgaacaacaactgccgactcaggttcactcggagcattggaccatgttcttcgacggttccaaaatgctgaatggttccggtgccggggtagtattggtctccccccgaggagataagctcagatatgttcttcaaatccactttgattcctccaataacgaagcagaatatgaagcacttttatatgggttgcgcatggccatttcactcggcgtccgtcgcctcatggtctatggcgactcagatttggtggttaatcaagtgatgaaggagtgggacgtcagaagtccagccatgactggttattgcaatgcagtgagaaagctggagaagaaattcgaggggttagaacttcatcacataccccgactgaaaaatcaagcagctgatgatttggcgaaaataggttccaaaagagaagccattcccagcaatgtgtttttggaacacatccacacaccatcagttcaggaggatcccttcactgaagaagccccgcagccaaaaagtgccacggatccgattgaagttgaagttccagctgtggtcgacctgatcatggaagttttggtcatcactcccgactggacggtaccgtacatcgcgtacatcctaaggaaagaactcccagaggacgaagaagaggctcgacagatcgtccgtcgatccaaggcctttacagtcataaagggacagttgtatagagaaagcgcgactggagtcagtcagaagtgtataacaccagaagaaggtcagataatccttgatgatatccactcggggacctgtggtcatcatgcgtcctctcggaccattgtggctaaagcataccgagcgggattctactggccaagggcgaatgaaatggcgaaagagatagtcgacaaatgtgaaggatgtcagttttactccaatatgtcgcacaaacccgcgtcagccctgaaaaccattccactcgtctggcccttcgctgtttggggactggacatggttggaccactgagaacgggcaggagcggcttcactcatgtgctagtagcagtcgacaagttcaccaaatggattgaagctaagcctatcaagaatcttgatgcttgcactgctatcagtttcatcagagagttgatattcagatatggagttccgcacagcatcatcactgacaatgggtcaaacttcgattctgacaaattcagagccttttgcgcctctcaaggcacacgagtcgactacgcttcagtcgctcacccccagtcgaatggacaagcggaaagagcaaacggcttaattctcaaaggactgaaaccccgactgatgcgcgatctcaagcacgcagcaggtgcatgggtcgacgagcttccatcagttctttggggattgaggacaaccccgaa
Proteins encoded in this window:
- the LOC123059189 gene encoding coatomer subunit zeta-1: METCPSVKNILLLDSEGKRVAVKYYTDDWPVLSAKLAFEKSVFVKTQKASSGAEAEIVMFDGQIVVYKFIQDLHFFVTGGDEDNELILASVLQGFADAIDIILRNNVDKRTALENLDLILLCLDEIVDGGVVLETEGSVIAEKVLAHGAEGATSIAEQTIVQALTTAREHFAKSLLM